A genomic window from Hirundo rustica isolate bHirRus1 chromosome 14, bHirRus1.pri.v3, whole genome shotgun sequence includes:
- the SAP30L gene encoding histone deacetylase complex subunit SAP30L, with the protein MNGFSTEEDSRDGPPAAPFYGQSCCLIDDGDRCVRPAGNASFSKRIQKSISQKKLKLDIDKSVRHLYICDFHKNFIQSVRNKRKRKTSDDGGDSPEHDTDVPEVDLFQLQVNTLRRYKRHYKLQTRPGLNKAQLAETVSRHFRNIPVNEKETLAYFIYMVKNNKSRLDQKSEGSKQLD; encoded by the exons ATGAATGGGTTCAGCACCGAGGAGGACAGCCGGGAtgggccgcccgccgcccccttTTAcggccagagctgctgcctcatcGACGACGGGGACCGCTGCGTGCGCCCCGCCGGCAACGCGTCCTTCAGCAAGAGGATCCAGAAGAGCATCTCGCAGAAGAAGCTGAAGCTGGACATCGACAAAAGT GTGAGACATCTGTATATTTGTGATTTTCACAAGAACTTCATTCAAAGTGTTCGgaacaaaaggaagaggaagacaaGCGATGATGGAGGTGACTCTCCTGAGCATGACACAGATGTTCCGGAG GTTGACTTGTTCCAGCTCCAAGTGAACACCCTTCGACGTTACAAGAGACATTATAAGTTGCAGACTCGGCCTGGACTCAACAAAGCTCAGCTTGCAGAA ACTGTCAGTCGTCATTTCAGGAATATTCCAGTGAATGAGAAGGAGACACTTGCATATTTCATCTACATGGTAAAGAACAACAAGAGCAGGCTGGACCAGAAATCAGAAGGCAGCAAGCAACTCGACTGA